From the genome of Streptomyces sp. SID8374:
GACCCCGGCCGGGACGTCGTCCTCATCGAGGGGCACGAGGTGGGCTGGGCCGCCTCGGGCCGCAACGGCGGCTTCTGCGCCGCCTCCCTCACCCACGGCCTGGCCAACGGCGTGGAGCGGTGGCCGGACGAGATCGCCAGGCTGGAGGAGCTGGGGGAGCGGAACCTCGACGCCATCGAGGCGGCCGTCGCCCGCTACGGCATCGACTGCGAGTTCGAGCGGACCGGCGAGATCGACGTCGCCACCGAGCCCCACCAGCTCGAAGAGCTGCGGGAATGGCACCAGGAGATCACCGCGCTCGGCATCACCGGCGTGGACTTCCTGGACCGCGACGCCCTGCGCGCCGAGGTCGACTCGCCCACCTTCCTCGGCGGCCTCTGGGACCGGAACGGCGTCGCGATGCTGCACCCGGCGAAGCTCGCCTGGGGCCTGAAGCGGGCCTGCCTGGAGCTGGGCGTACGGATCTACGAGCACACCCGGGGCCTCGACCTCGTGCGCTCCGGCCCGGGGATGGCGGTGCGTACGCCGTACGGTCGCGTCTTCGCCCGCCGGGTCGCGCTCGGCACCAACATCTTCCCCTCGCTCGTCAAGCGGGTCCGCCCGTACACCGTGCCGGTCTACGACTACGCGCTGATGACCGAACCGCTCACCCCCGAGCAGCTCGAATCCATCGGCTGGAAGGGGCGCCAGGGACTGGGCGACAGCGCGAACCAGTTCCATTACTTCCGGCTCTCCTCGGACAACCGGATCCTGTGGGGCGGATACGACGCGATCTATCCGTACGGCGGAAAGCTCAGCGCCGAACTGGACCAGCGGCCGGAGACGTTCCTGAAACTCGCGGAGCAGTTCTTCGACTGTTTCCCGCAGCTTTCCGGGGTGAATTTCACACACGCCTGGGGCGGTGCGATCGACACCTGTTCCCGCTTCACCGCGTTCTTCGGAACGGCCCATCAGGGACGGGTCGCGTACGCCGCCGGATATACGGGTCTCGGCGTCGGCTCCACCCGTTTCGGGGCCGATGTGATGCTGGATCTGCTCGCCGGTGAGGAGACCGAGCGGACCCGGCTGGAAATGGTCCGCTCGAAGCCGATGCCGTTCCCGCCGGAGCCTTTCGCCTGGGCCGGGATCGAGATCACCAAGCGGTCCCTCGCCCGCGCCGACAGCAATGGCGGACACCGCAATCTCTGGCTGAAGACCATGGACAAGCTGGGGCTGGGTTTCGACAGCTGACACTCTGTCCAACAGTGTGATCCACCTCACTACCAACAAGTAGCCGGAACCCGCGTCATAGTTCGCGGCCGTCGCTCTCTCGCCCGTGTACGCACCGGTAGGACCCTGCCGGTGTCCACACGTCAACGGGAGGCTGGTCATGACTGGCTCGGAGACCAGGGCCGCGGTCGAATGGCTCACATCGGTGGCACCGGATCCCGGCGCCTGCCGGTGGGAGTGGGAGCGGAACCCGCAGGGGATCGCGCTCCTCCCCGCCGGCAAGCGCTGGGATGTGCTGATTCTGCCGGGCGAGCTCGGTTACCCGACGCTGGACGTGCTCACCCGGCTCATCGACCGGCCCGGACCGGTCCTCGCCGACTTCGGCGAGTCCCGGATGGGCTTCTTCGTCCCGCCGGGCACCGCGTCCCGCTGGCTCGGCACCGGCATCCGGGGTGCGGGTCCCGGCACCTGGATCGTCGTTCCCCACCCGGGCCGGGCGGCCGGGGGAGTGCGGTGGCTGATCCCGCCGGACGGTTCGGGGACCCTCACGGACGCGGCGCTGCTGGAGCTGGCGATGCACGAGGCGGCCGGAGCCGCCGCCCAGGGCGACCGCGAAGGGGGGTGACTCGCGCCCCGGAGGCCGTGGAGGGGGTGACCCCGCTGCCAGAGGTCTTGACAACCTGATTGGTCTGGACCATGTTGTGCGCACGCCACACCCAATTCCCCCCTGCACGGAGGCTGTTGTGGAACGCACCGGACCAACCGTCAGATTTTCCGGACTTCTGGCCGCCTGTACGGCCGCAGTGCTCGCTGCCGGTGCCCTGGTCGCCACGGCACCGGCGGCGAGCGCGGCGGACGTGGACGTGGCGCGCAACGGCGGTTTCGAGTCGGGTCTCGACGGCTGGACCTGCACCGCCGGCAGCGGCTCGGCCGTCTCCACCCCGGTGCACGGCGGTACGAAGGCGCTGAAGGGGACCCCGGCGGGCAACGACAACGCCAAGTGCTCCCAGGCGGTCACGGTCAAGCCCAACTCCCGCTACACGCTGAGCGCCTGGGTGCAGGGCAGCCCCGTCTACCTCGGCGCCACCGGCACCGGCACCACCGACGTCTCCACCTGGACCCAGTCCGCCGGCGCCTGGAAGCAGCTCACCACCAGCTTCACCACCGGCCCCTCCACCACCTCCGTGAGCGTCTACACCCACGGCTGGTACGGCACCCCCGCCCACTACGTCGACGACCTCACCCTCGTCGGCCCCGGCGGCGACCCCGTGGTCGTCCCCGCCGTCCCCGCGGGCCTGCGCACCACCGCCGTGACCGCCTCCTCGGTCGCCCTCTCCTGGAACGCCGTCTCGGGCGCGAGCGGCTACAACGTCTACCGAGGCGGTACGAAGGTGGCCTCGGCCACCGGTCCGTCCGCCACCGTGACGGGGCTGGCCGCCTCGACGGCGTACAGCTTCCAGGTCACCGCCACCAACGCGGCCGGCGAGTCCGCGAAGTCGGCCGCCGTCACCGCGACCACCACGGCGGGCGGCGGAGGCGGCGGCGACACCAAGCTCCCCGCCCGGGCGCTCGTCGGCTACCTCCACTCCAGCTTCGCCAACGGCTCCGGCTACACCCGCATGGCGGACGTGCCCGCCTCCTGGGACGTCATCAACCTCGCCTTCGGTGAGCCCACCTCCGTCACCTCGGGCGACATCCGCTTCTCGCTCTGCCCGGTCGCCGAGTGCCCGAACGTCGAGTCCGAGGCGGAGTTCAAGGCCGCCATCAAGGCCAAGCAGGCGGCGGGGAAGAAGGTCCTGATCTCCATCGGCGGCCAGAACGGCCAGGTGCAGCTCGCCTCCACCGCCGCCCGGGACGCCTTCGTCACCTCGGTCTCGAAGATCATCGACACCTACGGCCTGAACGGCCTCGACATCGACTTCGAGGGCCACTCCCTCTCGCTGAACACCGGGGACACCGACTTCCGCTCCCCGACCTCGCCGGTGATCGTCAACCTGATCTCAGCGGTGAAGACCCTCAAGGCGAAGTACGGCTCCGACTTCGTCCTGACCATGGCGCCGGAGACCTTCTTCGTGCAGCTCGGCTACCAGTTCTACGGCTCCGGCCCCTGGGGCGGCCAGGACCCGCGCGCCGGCGCCTACCTGCCGGTCATCCACGCCCTGCGCGACGACCTGACCCTGCTGCACGTCCAGGACTACAACTCGGGCCCGATCATGGGGCTGGACAACCAGTACCACTCGATGGGCGGCGCGGACTTCCACATCGCGATGACCGACATGCTGCTCGCCGGCTTCCCGGTCGCGGGCGACACCAGCCGCGTCTTCCCGGGCCTGCGCCCCGACCAGGTCGCCATCGGCCTCCCGGCCTCCACTCAAGCGGGCAACGGCCACACCTCACCGGCCGAGGTGAACAAGGCGCTCAACTGCCTGATCAAGAAGATCGACTGCGGCTCCTACCAGACCCACGGGACCTGGTCCGACCTGCGCGGGCTGATGACCTGGTCCATCAACTGGGACCGGTTCAACAACTGGGAGTTCTCCCGCAACTTCAACGCCTACTTCGGCCGCTGAGGCACCCCTGAGGCCCATGAAGCACCGCTGAGGTGCCCACCAGACCGATGCCCGTCGCCGGGGTGAAGAGGATCGCGGCGACGGGCATCATCCATGCCGTCCCACTCCGGTGCCGTCCTAGGGTGATCACGACGCGAACGGGCGCTCCCGCCCGTCGCGTTCGAGGAAGGACAGCGTGTGAGCACAGGTGCAGCTTCGGCGGGCTCCCCCGTAGGGGACGCGTTCTACACCTCGCCGATACCGCTACCCGACGGCGCCCCCGGCGACCTGATCCGGGCCCGCCCCCTGGACAACCCCGCCGCCGCAGTACCCGGTGGCGAGAACTGGCTGGTCCTGCACCGGTCGGAGGGCGCGGACGGCACCCCGGTCGCCACCTCGGGCATCATCGCCCTGCCCGACCGCACCGCCCACCCCGTCCCCGCGGGCGGCTACCCGCTGATCAGCTGGGCCCACGGCACGGTGGGCGCGGCCGACCGCTGCGCGCCCTCACGGGACCGGGGCGACACCGGGGCCTCGCCCATGAACGCCTATCCGCTCACGCTGCTCGGCCACTTCCTGGACCAGGGGTGGGCCGTGGCGATGACCGACTACGAGGCGCTGGGCACGGGTGCGGAACAGCACCTGCACCCGTACCTCTGCGGCCGCTCCGAGGCGATGGGCGTCCTCGACATCGTGACGGCGGCCCGCAGGCTCTTCCCCGGGGAGATCGGGGAGCGGTTCGCGATCGTCGGGCACTCCCAGGGCGGCCAGGCGGCCCTGTTCGCGGCCCACCACGCGCCGGGCCGGGTCGAAGGACTCGTCGGCGTCGCCGCCATCGCGCCCGCCAACCACCTCCTGGGCCTCGTCCGGGCCGGCTCCCTCCTCGGCCAGGAGAACAGCGGCTTCGCCTTCACCCCGCTCTTCCTCGCCGGTGCCCTCGGCGGCGACCCCACGATCGACCCGGAACAGGTCCTCTCACCCCGGGCGTACGAGCAGCTCTGGCCCCACGTACGGCAGCGCTCCCGCGCCGGTCTGAGCCGCCCCGACTCCTGGGGCGGCATCAAGGGCACCGAGCAGTTCCGCCCCGGCTACCCGCACACGCCCAACCCCCACCAGGAGAAGTTCGACCGCCAGGTGGAGGCGATGAACCCGGACCTGGCCATCACCGTCCCGGTCCGCATCGTCCAGGCCGCCGACGACGAACGCGTCCGCGCCGACCCCGCACCGCTGCTCGGCACCGACGCACTGGTCGAGGAACTCACCGCGACGAACAGCGAACGGGGGAACATCCACTACCGCCGTTACGAGCCCGGCGCCGTCCCCGCCGACGAACCGCTCGGCATCCACTTCGCGACCATCGGCCACGACACCCCGGAGCTCACCGGGTGGCTCGCGGCTCTCCTCGCGGACGACGCCGCCGACGGCTGACCCACCACAGCGGCGCCAGCAGCACCGGCCCCAGACACCAGCTCGCCAGCACGTCCAGCGGCCAGTGGTAGCCGTGCAGCACCAGACCGACGCCCGTCGCCGCCGTCAGCAGGACAGCGGCGGCGGGCGGCACCCACGCACGCAGCCACGCGGGCCGGGGGACGGCGAGGAGGAGCAGCGCCGAAGCCCCGTACGCCACCGCCGCCGTCGCCGTATGGCCCGACGGGTAGTAGTTGACGGCCTCCGTCAGCGGTCCCTGCCGGGCGGTCGCCACCTTCAGCGGGATCACCAGCGCGGGCACGGCCGCCATGGTGAGGGCCGCGTACACCGGCAGCCGCCGGGCACCGCGCCACAGCGCGTACGCGATCGCGCAGACGAGGACGGGGAGCGCCACCGCCACCCCGCCGAGGTCGGAGAAGAGCTGGGTCAGGGCGGAGGGGCCGCGCAGGAAGAGGCTCTCGCCGACGCGCTCGTCCAGCCGGAGCAGCGGACCGCCGACCGCCACCTGCCAGGTGATCAGCGCGAAGAGCGCCATCAGGGAGCCGAGAAAGAGAGAGGCCGGCCACCCGGGAACAGGGGGGGTTGTTCCGGGATGGCCGGCGGGACCGGGTCGCCGCGCGCCCCGGGGGGTGTGGGGCGGGCGGCCGTCCGATCGGTGAGGAGTCCCGGAGCCCGAGGCTCCGGAGGCGTGCACGAAGGCACGCCCGGGACGGTGCTCGGGGAGCCCCGGCCCGGAATCGCCCGCAGTCTCCTGCGGGCGATGTGTTTCTCTCATCTGCAAGAACCGTACGGCAGCGGAGAGGCGGCCGACAGTCGCAACCGCCACCCGCCATCGCCCCCGCACACCTTCTTCACAGGCCCTCACCCGGATGCCGGACGGCGGCGTCGGAGGACGGCCGCACGCCCGTCACCGGGTTCGAAGGATCAGAGCGTGCCGAAAGCCTGCTCGATGACGTCCAGGCCCTCGTTGAGCAGGTCCTCGCCGATCACCAGCGGCGGCAGGAAGCGCAGCACGTTGCCGTAGGTGCCGCAGGTCAGGACCATGACGCCCTCGGCGTGGCAGGCCTTGGCGAGCGCACCGGCCGCCTCCGGGTCCGGGTCCTTCGTGCCGGACTTCACCAGCTCGATCGCGATCATGGCGCCACGGCCGCGGATGTCGCCGATGATGTCGCCGTTCGGGAGCTTCGCCTGCATCCGGGCGAGGCGGTCCTTCATGACCTCCTCGATCCGCTTGGCCTTCCCGTTCAGGTCCAGCTCGCGCATCGTCTCGATCGCGCCGAGCGCACCCGCGCAGGCGACCGGGTTGCCACCGTACGTACCGCCCAGACCGCCGGCGTGCGCGGCGTCCATGATCTCGGCGCGGCCGGTCACGGCGGAGAGCGGCAGACCGCCCGCGATGCCCTTGGCGGTGGTGATCAGGTCCGGGACGATGCCCTCGTCCTCACAGGCGAACCACTGGCCGGTACGGCAGAAGCCGGACTGGATCTCGTCCGCGACGAAGACGATGCCGTTGTCCTTGGCGAACCGGGCGATCGCCGGGAGGAAGCCCCTGGCCGGTTCGATGAAGCCGCCCTCGCCGAGCACGGGCTCGATGATGATCGCGGCGACGTTCTCCGCACCGATCTGCTTGGTGATCTCGTCGATGGCCTGGGCCGAAGCCTCGGCACCGGCGTTCTCCGCGCCGGTCGGCCAGCGGTAGCCGTAGGCGACCGGGACGCGGTAGACCTCGGGCGCGAACGGACCGAAGCCCTGCTTGTACGGCATGTTCTTCGCCGTCATGCCCATGGTGAGGTTCGTCCGGCCGTGGTAGCCGTGGTCGAAGACGACGACGGCGGTGCGCCTGGTGTAGGCGCGGGCGATCTTCACCGCGTTCTCGACGGCCTCGGCGCCCGAGTTGAACAGCGCCGACTTCTTGGCGTGGTCGCCCGGCGTCAGCTCGGCGAGCTGCTCGCAGACCTCGACGTACCCCTCGTACGGCGTGACCATGAAACAGGTGTGGGTGAAGTCCGCGAGCTGCGCGGAGGCCCGGCGTACGACGGCCTCGGCGGAGGCGCCGACCGAGGTCACGGCGATGCCGGAGCCGAAGTCGATCAGGCGGTTGCCGTCCACGTCCTCGATGATCCCGCCACCGGCGCGGGCCGTGAACACCGGCAGGGTGGAGCCCACACCTGCGGCGACGGCGGCGATACGGCGGGCCTGAAGCTCCACCGACTTCGGGCCGGGGATGGCAGTGACGACGCGGCGCTCCTGCGGGATTGCGGTCATGAGGGGCTCCTGGGGGGTGTTTCGGACGCTCTTCTCATCGCAGGCTAGGGGCGGGGGACGTACCCGGGCATGCTCCGATCGGGAGTGATGGCCGCGTGTCGTTGTCCGTCGCGGACAGATGGCGGGGCGCCGGCCGGATCCCGCCCGCCGATGCCCCTGCCGACCTGGTGCGATGAGGCCACGGGCCGGTCCGGGACGGTCACTGTTCGGGCGGGTTGCTGAACTCCCCGTGCGCGCGCACTAGATTGACCGGGGCAGCGGATGGACCCGGCAGGTCAAGGGGGCAGTGGTTCATGGAAGACGAGGGCACGCGCGGCGTACGGGGCACGGGCGCGGACAGGGTGCCCGGGCCGGCGGGGCCGCCGCGGGTGGAGTCGCCTGCGGACCCGGGGGCGTCGTGGGGTGGGCAGCCCTCCGCCTGGACCGCCCCGCCGCCCCCGCCCGGGCCGCCCCCCGCCCGCCCCGCCGCCCCGCCGCCCCCCGTCGAACAGCCGACGGCCGGGGCCCCCGCCCTCGACGCCTGGCTGCGCACGCCCCGCCCCCCGCAGGCCCCCGGCGTCTGGCGGTTCGGGTTCACGCCGCGCCCGCCCGAGCAGGGCGACGAGGTCTCCGACCGCTCCCTCCTCGTTGGCGCCGTCATCACCCTCCTCTCCGCCCTCCTCCTCTGGTCGCTCTGGCGCAACGGCTACCTCCCGTACCGGCTCGTCCCCCTGAAGCTCTTCACCCCGGGCGAGTGGTGGAGGCCGGGAATCTCCGGCGGCCCCCGCACCGTCGAGGGCTCCAAGGCCCTCGCCGTGTACGAAGCGCTCCTCTTCGGCCTGCTCGTGTACGGCTGCGGCCGGATCGGCAATTTCTCCGAGCTCTTCCGCCGCCACGTCGTGAGTCGGGGACAGCCCTTCCTCGCTCTCGCGGCGGCCGTCGCCGCGGGCTTCACCCAGCTCCTGGTCTGGAAGGAGACCCTGCCGGTCGTCCGTCCGGTCCTGTTCCTGGTCGCCGCCGTCGCGGGCGACGGGCTCTACCGGAGCCCGACCGCCGTCTACGTGATCTACGCCCTGATCGTCGCGGCCCTCCTGTACCCCTTCGCCCGCCTGGGCCGCTGGTGCGAGCTGATCGCCGCCCGCCGGGGCACCGCCGCACCGGCCCCGGCCGACGCCCCGCCCCCCGCCACCGCGACCTCCGCCGACCGGTGGCCCGAGCTGCGCGCGGCGGGCTGGACCGACGCGGCGGACACCCTCACCGCCGAGGTCCGCACCGGCCGGATGAACGACGTGGACGTGGCCCGGCTCCGCCACGCCTGGGCGCAGGCCACCCGCAGCCCCGACCGGCTCGCCCCCCTCGCCGAGGCCGTCCTGCGCACCGGGGGAGCGGCCGCCCTGCACCCCTCGGGCCACCGCGACCTGCCCCGCCGCACCGCCCGCCACGACGTGCTCACCGGCCAGGTCAGGATCGGCCGCTGCGCCGACGACCCGCACAACCCCTACCCCCGCCGGACCATCGGCCTCGCCCTCGACCCGACCCTGCTCGGCACCTCGCTGCTGGCCGTCGGCCCGCCCGGCTCCGGGAAGTCCGCCCGGCTGGTGCGCCCGGTCGTCGAGGCCCTCGGCCTGCGCGCCCTGGCCGGGCAGGCGGCCGTCCTCGCCGTCGGCGCCACAGGCAGCCCGCTCGGCCCGGACGAGGCCTTCGACGTCGTCGTACGCGTCGGCGACCCCGCCTCCGCCCACGACCTCGACCTCTACGGTGGCACGACCGACCCCGACGAGGCCGCCGCCGTCCTGGCGGAAGGGCTCGTCGGCGATGTCGGCAGCCTGGACAGCCGCCGCGCCGCCACCGTCCTCGCCCAGCTGCTCGGCCCGTACCGGACGGCCCACGGACACTTCCCCTCCGTACCGGAACTGCGCGAACTCCTCGACGGCTCCCCGCAGGCCATCGCCGCACTCCGGGCCACCCTCGAAGCCGCCGGACACCAGGCGATGCTCCGCGAGCTGGAGGCCCGCACCCGGCAGGCGGGCGGCCCGGGCGACCCCGCCCCGGCCCTCGCGGACCGGGTGGCGCTGCTGGACCGGCCCGCGTTCGCCGGGTTCTTCGCCACCGGCCCGGACGCCCGCCCCTTCGCGCTGCGCTCGCTCGGCCAGTACCCGCTGCGGGTCCGCGTCGACCTGCCGGAACGCGGCCACGCGGAGGCCTCCCGCCTCCTCACCCGGCTGCTGCTCGCCCAGTTCACCGCGATCACCGCCGCCCGCACCGACACCACGCTCTTCGTCGGCCTGGTCCTGGACGACGCGACCCACGCGGTGACCGCCGAGACCGTACGCGGCATCCGCAGGCTCCGCTCGGTCAACGCGGGAGCCGTCCTCACCCTCCGTACCGTCGACGACGTCCCCGAAGCCCTGCACACCCCGCTGCTCGGCGCGGTCGGCTGCACGGCCGCCTTCTCCGGCATCACCACCTGGGACGGCAAGCGGTTCGCCGAGTCCTGGGGCAAGGAGTGGGTGGAGACCCGCGAGGTCGCCCAGCACACCGTCTTCGCCGACCAGCCGTTCACCCGCGCCATGCACGCGCTGCGCAAGCTGGTCACGGGCAAGGCGGTGACCACGGACGCGGTGACCGTACGGCAGGTGGAGAAGGAGCGCTGGTCGGCCTCGGAGCTGGCGTACGCGGTCCCGGCCGGGCACGCGGTGATCCGGCTGACGACGGTCGAGGGCGAGCACGCGCCGCCGCTGCTGGTGGAGCTGGGCGGCTGAGAAACGCCCCTCGGGGAACGGGGACGGCTGAGAGCGGTTACAGGAACTCTGCCGCCCTGGCAGAATCGGTGGCAGCCGTTCATACGCGACGGCGCAATCACCGACCACCGACCACCGATCGGGCCGGCGAAACCCCTCGCCGGTCACGCGTCTCCGACACCGAGGGTTCCCGGTCCCATGCCCCCCACGCTCGCCTCGCTCGTCCAGCACTCGGCGCTCAAGCTCACGGTGCGGGCGGGGGCGGACCGCCTCGACACCCCCGTGCGCTGGGCCCACGCCAGCGAACTCGCCGACCCCGTCCCGTACATGGACGGCGGCGAACTGCTCCTGGTGACCGCCACCAACCTGGACGCCGAGAACACCGAGTCCATGCGGCGGTACGTACGGCGGCTGGCCGGAGCGGGGGTCGCGGGCGTCGGCTTCGCGGTCGGCGTGAACTACGACGACATCCCGGCCGCCCTCGTCGACGCCGCCGAGGAAGCGGGCCTGCCGCTCCTCGAAGTCCCCCGCCGCACCCCGTTCCTCGCCATCAGCAAGGCCGTCTCCGCCGCCATCGCCGCCGACCAGTACCGAGCGGTCACCGCCGGTTTCGAGGCCCAGCGCGAGCTGACGAAGGCCGCACTCGCCGGGGACGGCCCCGCCGACCTCCTGGCCCGCCTCGCCGCCCACATCGACGGCTGGGCGGCGCTGTACGACACCTCCGGCGCGGTGCTCGCAACCGCCCCCGACTGGGCCGCCCGCCGCGCCGCCCGCCTCATCCCCGACGTCGAACGCCTCCGGGACAGACCCGCGCCCGCCAGCGTCGTCGTCGGCGACAGCGAGGACCGGGTCGAACTCCAGTCGCTGGGCACCGGCCGCCGGGCACGCGGAGCGCTGGCCGTCGGTACGGGAGCGGCGCTGGGAACCGCCGAGCGGTACGCCGTCCACTCCGCCGTCGCCCTGCTCACCCTCACCACCGCCCGCTCCCGCTCGCTCCAGGGCGCCGAACAGCGCCTGGGCGCCGCCGTCCTGCGCATGCTCCTGGCCGGGCAGCCCGACCACGCCCGGGCGGTCGCCGGAGACCTCTACGGCGGCCTCCTCGACGCCCCCTTCCGGCTGCTGATCGCGGAGGCGGCCGCACCCGCCGGTTTCGAGCTGCTCACCGAGACGATGGAGGCCGCCGCCGCCCGCTCCGGCGAGGCGGTGCTCATGGTCCCGGAGGGCGAGCGCGTCGTGGTGCTGGCGGCCGACGGCGGTACGGCCGTCGCCGCCTGCGCGGCCTACGCCGAGGCCCAGGACGACCGCGCCCCGCGCGAAGGCGGCGCCGAGGACAGCGACGTGGTGGTCGGCCTCTCAGCCCCCTGCGGCCCGATCGCGGTCTCCGCCGCGTACAAGCAGGCCGAACAGGCTCTCTCGGTCGCCCGCCGCCGGGGCAGGGCCCTGGTCGAACACGAGGAGCTGGCGGCCGGTTCGGTGCTCCCGCTCCTGGCCGACGACGCCGTACGGGCCTTCGCCGACGGCATGCTCCGCGCCCTGTACGAGCACGACGCCAAGGGCCGGGGCGACCTCGTGGCCTCCCTGCGCGCCTGGCTCTCCCGCCACGGCCAGTGGGACGCGGCCGCCGCCGACCTGGGCGTGCACCGGCACACCCTGCGCTACCGGATGCGCCGGGTGGAGGAGATCCTGGGCCGCTCACTGGACGACCCGGACGCCCGGATGGAGCTGTGGCTCGCGCTGAAGGCGACGGAGGCGGCGGCACCGGCCGAGGAGTGAGCGCCCGCACCACCGTCTCCGACAATCCGGAGCACCGGACGCCCACCCCACTCCACCCCGGCTAAACGCGATCGCACCCTCCCAGCCCTACCGTGGAGCCACAAGGGGGAGCCTCCCGGGCACCCACGACTTCCGTCACGACCTCCTCACGCTCACGACCTCCGAAGGGCCGGAACCTCCATGACTTCGCCCCACGCCTTCTGGGTGGCCGGCCGCCAGGCCACCGGTGCCGACAGCTTCGACGTCACCAACCCGTACGACGGACGCCTCGTCGGCACCGTCAGCGTGCCGACCGACGCCCAGGTCGAGGAGGCCGTCGCCGCCGCCCACGCCGTACGCGACGAGTTCGCCGCGACCCCGGCGCACGTGCGGGCCGCGGCCCTCGACCACGTCGTACGGCGGCTGGGGGAGCGCACCGAGGAGATCGCGCAGCTGATCTCGGCGGAGAACGGCAAGCCGATCAAGTGGGCGCGCGGCGAGGTCGGCCGGGCGGTCTCGGTGTTCCGGTTCGCGGCCGAGGAAGCCCGCCGCTTCAACGGCGGCGAAGCGCAGCGCCTGGACACCGACCTGGGCGGCACCGGCCGCCTCGGCCTGACCCGCCGCTTCCCGCGCGGGGCGGTCCTGGGCATCGCCCCCTTCAACTTCCCCCTCAACCTCAGCGCCCACAAGGTGGCCCCGGCCATCGCGGTGGGCGCCCCGATCATCCTGAAGCCGGCCCCGGCGACCCCGATCTCCTCGCTCATCCTCGGCGAACTGCTGGCCGAGACCGACCTCCCGGCGGGCTCCTGGTCCGTCCTGACGGTCCCGAACGACAAGATGCCCGCCCTGGTCCAGGACGAGCGCCTCCCGGTCATCTCCTTCACCGGCTCGGGCCCGGTCGGTTACGCGATCATGGAGTCGGTGCCCCGCAAGCACTGCACCCTGGAGCTGGGAGGCAACGGCGCGGCGGTCGTCCTCGGCGACTACGCCTCGGACGAGGACCTGGACTGGGCGGCGACCCGGATCGCCACGTTCTCCAACTACCAGGGCGGCCAGTCCTGCATCTCGGTGCAGCGCGTCATCGCGGACGCCTCGGTCTACGACCGGCTCGTCCCGAAGATCGTCGCGGCCGTCGAGGCCCTGGTCACCGGCGACCCGTCCGACGCCACGACGGACGTGGGCCCCCTGGTCAGCGAGGACGCGGCCAAGCGCGTCGAGTCCTGGGTCGACGAGGCGGTCGAGGCGGGCGCCGAACTCCTCACCGGCGGCAAGCGCGACGGCGCCACGTACGCCCCGACGGTTCTGTCCGGCCTCCCCGACGACGTGAAGCTCTCCTGCGAAGAGGTCTTCGGCCCGGTCATGTCCCTCCAGAAGGTCGACGGCGAGGCGGAGGCGTTCGCCGCCGTCAACTCCTCCAAGTACGGCCTCCAGGCAGGCGTGTTCACCCACGACCTCCAGACCGCCTTCCGCGCCCACCGCGCCCTTGAGGTGGGCGGCGTGATCATCGGCGACGTGCCCTCGTACCGCGCCGACCAGATGCCGTACGGCGGCGCCAAGCAGTCCGGCGTCGGCCGCGAGGGCGTCCGCTACGCGATGGACGACTACACCTACGAGCGCGTCCTGGTCCTCACGGGCCTCGCCCTGTAACACCCCCGGACGACCCCGCCCGAGCCCCCGCCTGGACAGCGGGCGCGGGCGGGGCACGCAAGAGAACGGCCGGAGCCCACTGTGCGGGGGCTCCGGCCGTTCCTGTGCCGGCGCTCGGTGGCACCGGGACCGTGGCGCTCAGCACCAGGGCGGAGA
Proteins encoded in this window:
- a CDS encoding FAD-binding oxidoreductase, which translates into the protein MAPAAMSIAAQSLSGAKPVSYWLDDPAKPDALPALTGDEHADLLVIGGGYSGLWTALIAKERDPGRDVVLIEGHEVGWAASGRNGGFCAASLTHGLANGVERWPDEIARLEELGERNLDAIEAAVARYGIDCEFERTGEIDVATEPHQLEELREWHQEITALGITGVDFLDRDALRAEVDSPTFLGGLWDRNGVAMLHPAKLAWGLKRACLELGVRIYEHTRGLDLVRSGPGMAVRTPYGRVFARRVALGTNIFPSLVKRVRPYTVPVYDYALMTEPLTPEQLESIGWKGRQGLGDSANQFHYFRLSSDNRILWGGYDAIYPYGGKLSAELDQRPETFLKLAEQFFDCFPQLSGVNFTHAWGGAIDTCSRFTAFFGTAHQGRVAYAAGYTGLGVGSTRFGADVMLDLLAGEETERTRLEMVRSKPMPFPPEPFAWAGIEITKRSLARADSNGGHRNLWLKTMDKLGLGFDS
- a CDS encoding glycoside hydrolase family 18 protein; translated protein: MERTGPTVRFSGLLAACTAAVLAAGALVATAPAASAADVDVARNGGFESGLDGWTCTAGSGSAVSTPVHGGTKALKGTPAGNDNAKCSQAVTVKPNSRYTLSAWVQGSPVYLGATGTGTTDVSTWTQSAGAWKQLTTSFTTGPSTTSVSVYTHGWYGTPAHYVDDLTLVGPGGDPVVVPAVPAGLRTTAVTASSVALSWNAVSGASGYNVYRGGTKVASATGPSATVTGLAASTAYSFQVTATNAAGESAKSAAVTATTTAGGGGGGDTKLPARALVGYLHSSFANGSGYTRMADVPASWDVINLAFGEPTSVTSGDIRFSLCPVAECPNVESEAEFKAAIKAKQAAGKKVLISIGGQNGQVQLASTAARDAFVTSVSKIIDTYGLNGLDIDFEGHSLSLNTGDTDFRSPTSPVIVNLISAVKTLKAKYGSDFVLTMAPETFFVQLGYQFYGSGPWGGQDPRAGAYLPVIHALRDDLTLLHVQDYNSGPIMGLDNQYHSMGGADFHIAMTDMLLAGFPVAGDTSRVFPGLRPDQVAIGLPASTQAGNGHTSPAEVNKALNCLIKKIDCGSYQTHGTWSDLRGLMTWSINWDRFNNWEFSRNFNAYFGR
- a CDS encoding lipase family protein — protein: MSTGAASAGSPVGDAFYTSPIPLPDGAPGDLIRARPLDNPAAAVPGGENWLVLHRSEGADGTPVATSGIIALPDRTAHPVPAGGYPLISWAHGTVGAADRCAPSRDRGDTGASPMNAYPLTLLGHFLDQGWAVAMTDYEALGTGAEQHLHPYLCGRSEAMGVLDIVTAARRLFPGEIGERFAIVGHSQGGQAALFAAHHAPGRVEGLVGVAAIAPANHLLGLVRAGSLLGQENSGFAFTPLFLAGALGGDPTIDPEQVLSPRAYEQLWPHVRQRSRAGLSRPDSWGGIKGTEQFRPGYPHTPNPHQEKFDRQVEAMNPDLAITVPVRIVQAADDERVRADPAPLLGTDALVEELTATNSERGNIHYRRYEPGAVPADEPLGIHFATIGHDTPELTGWLAALLADDAADG
- a CDS encoding phosphatase PAP2 family protein, which translates into the protein MRETHRPQETAGDSGPGLPEHRPGRAFVHASGASGSGTPHRSDGRPPHTPRGARRPGPAGHPGTTPPVPGWPASLFLGSLMALFALITWQVAVGGPLLRLDERVGESLFLRGPSALTQLFSDLGGVAVALPVLVCAIAYALWRGARRLPVYAALTMAAVPALVIPLKVATARQGPLTEAVNYYPSGHTATAAVAYGASALLLLAVPRPAWLRAWVPPAAAVLLTAATGVGLVLHGYHWPLDVLASWCLGPVLLAPLWWVSRRRRRPRGEPRATR